Proteins co-encoded in one Aspergillus luchuensis IFO 4308 DNA, chromosome 6, nearly complete sequence genomic window:
- a CDS encoding uncharacterized protein (COG:S;~EggNog:ENOG410Q1ED): protein MPSQTAFISGPINTGPNETYFHTHYPPLLTAAIARNDSFVLGPLPYGVDSDALSFLLQYPVPPTRITVFVTSQEDSLWGLQLRALGVNVHVVEGNSTRDRDAAMTAASTYDILRIRTGKEAREMYGELCREGYLTNTERNWRRRRGIGEDEKVEAEVVNGDVRAGLGVKEKKRRFLGKALGR, encoded by the coding sequence ATGCCCTCCCAAACAGCCTTCATCTCCGGCCCTATCAACACCGGCCCCAACGAGACCTACTTCCACACACATTACCCACCTCTCCTAACCGCCGCCATCGCCCGCAACGACTCCTTCGTCCTGGGCCCACTCCCCTACGGCGTCGACTCCGacgccctctccttccttctgCAGTACCCCGTCCCTCCGACGCGAATCACCGTATTCGTGACCTCGCAGGAAGACAGTCTCTGGGGATTGCAGTTGCGTGCGTTAGGGGTCAATGTACATGTTGTCGAGGGGAATAGTACCCGTGATCGGGACGCCGCTATGACTGCCGCCAGTACGTATGATATTTTGAGGATTAGGACGGGGAAGGAAGCGAGGGAGATGTATGGGGAGTTGTGTAGGGAGGGGTATCTGACGAATACGgagaggaactggaggaggcggaggggtatcggagaggatgagaaggtggaggcggaggtggttaATGGGGATGTTAGGGCTGGGTTAGgtgtgaaggagaagaagaggaggtttCTGGGGAAGGCTTTGGGGAGGTGA
- a CDS encoding SDR family oxidoreductase (COG:S;~EggNog:ENOG410PPKK;~InterPro:IPR036291): protein MSPLPQKVAFVTGANGISGYAIVEHLIRQPKHEWSKIIVSSRRPLPTPWIDPRVEFVAVDFLESVETIISKLKDICAPVTHAYFTSYVHDDDFRVLREKNVPLFRNFLDAVDAACPGLQRVSLQTGGKYYGVHLGPVKVPLEESFPRYDDQGFNFYYNQEDYLRETQKRRNTWSYNIIRPNAINGFAPHANGMSEALTIAIYMLICRELNQPATFPGNEYFWNSIDDNSYAPSLADLTVWASSQEHCRDEVFNHVNGDVFVWKHMWQDVAKYFGVKVPEPKFEKAAGQAKTLSNEIDMVEWAKDKRAVWETVVQKHGGKVEAFDWGTWGFFNWATGKSWLTISSINKARKYGWQRHDNTFDTWIETYRSFENAGVLPSHASLARAD, encoded by the exons ATGTCTCCACTCCCCCAGAAGGTCGCCTTCGTAACCGGCGCCAATGGCATCAGTGGCTACGCCATTGTGGAACATCTCATCCGCCAACCCAAACATGAATG GTCCAAAATCATCGTCTCCTCCAGGCGTCCCCTGCCCACACCGTGGATCGATCCACGAGTGGAATTCGTCGCCGTGGATTTCCTTGAATCGGTGGAAACCATCATCTCTAAGCTCAAGGATATCTGTGCACCCGTGACACACGCTTATTTCACTTCGTACGTGCACGATGATGACTTCAGGGTTTTGAGGGAGAAGAATGTTCCTCTGTTTAGGAATTTCTTGGATGCCGTGGATGCGGCGTGTCCTGGTTTGCAGAGAGTGAGTTTGCAGACTGGGGGAAAG TACTACGGGGTGCATCTCGGTCCAGTGAAGGTGCCTTTGGAGGAGTCGTTCCCGCGGTATGACGATCAGGGGTTCAATTTCTATTACAACCAGGAAGATTATCTGAGGGAgacgcagaagaggaggaatacCTGGTCGTACAATATTATCCGACCAAATGCGATCAATGGATTTGCCCCGCATG CAAACGGAATGTCAGAGGCCTTGACCATCGCCATCTACATGCTCATATGCAGGGAGCTCAACCAGCCAGCGACATTCCCTGGAAATGAGTACTTCTGGAACTCCATCGACGATAATTCGTACGCACCTAGCCTGGCGGATCTCACAGTCTGGGCATCCTCGCAAGAACACTGCAGGGATGAGGTCTTCAATCACGTCAATGGTGATGTTTTTGTGTGGAAGCATATGTGGCAGGATGTAGCCAAATATTTCGGGGTCAAG GTACCGGAGCCCAAGTTTGAAAAGGCCGCTGGCCAGGCAAAGACCCTGAGCAATGAGATAGATATGGTGGAATGGGCAAAGGATAAACGTGCAGTCTGGGAGACTGTCGTCCAGAAGCACGGAGGCAAGGTCGAGGCTTTTGATTGGGGCACTTGGGGTTTCTTCAACTGGGCGACGGGCAAGTCGTGGTTGACGATCTCGTCCATCAACAAGGCCAGGAAGTATGGCTGGCAGCGACACGATAATACTTTCGACACCTGGATCGAAACTTATAGGTCGTTCGAGAATGCCGGTGTCTTGCCGTCGCACGCTTCATTGGCTCGAGCGGATTAG